One genomic region from Paroceanicella profunda encodes:
- a CDS encoding NAD(P)/FAD-dependent oxidoreductase produces MSIQTPSAASPLQPRPGPGGKHRVVIVGGGFGGLETAKRLRGADVEITLVDQRNHHIFQPLLYQVATASLATSEVAWPIRGILRGREDVRVLLGTVNGVDTASRRVLLADGDSLPYDTLVLATGARHAYFGHDEWEDAAPGLKTIEDATLLRRRILLAFEQAEREPDPARRDALLTFVVVGAGPTGVEMAGTIAELAHVTLAPEFRSIDTRKARVLLIEAGPRVLGGYHESLSAYAQAELERLGVEVSLGQPVTECTRDHVVFGGTTLPARTMIWAAGVRASPAAEWLGAPADRAGRLEVAPDLTVPGHPEIFAIGDTVSVARADGRPVPGIAPAAKQGGRHVAATIRARLAGRDAPRFRYIHQGSLAQIGKRKAVIDFGRIRLRGAIAWWIWGIAHIFFLIGMRTRLAVAVNWLWIHTRNQRSARLITQGEAQAPGDRPSGTLRADAA; encoded by the coding sequence ATGTCCATCCAGACACCATCCGCCGCCAGCCCCTTGCAGCCCCGCCCCGGGCCGGGCGGAAAGCACCGCGTGGTGATCGTCGGCGGTGGTTTCGGCGGGCTGGAGACGGCGAAGCGCCTCAGGGGCGCGGATGTGGAGATCACGCTCGTCGACCAGCGCAATCACCACATCTTCCAGCCGCTGCTCTATCAGGTGGCGACGGCCTCGCTCGCCACATCCGAAGTGGCCTGGCCGATCCGCGGCATCCTGCGCGGGCGCGAGGACGTGCGCGTGCTGCTCGGCACCGTGAACGGGGTGGACACCGCCTCGCGCCGGGTGCTGCTCGCGGACGGCGACAGCCTGCCCTATGACACGCTCGTGCTCGCCACCGGCGCGCGCCACGCCTATTTCGGCCATGACGAGTGGGAGGACGCCGCCCCCGGCCTGAAAACCATCGAGGACGCCACCCTTCTGCGCCGCCGCATCCTGCTTGCCTTCGAGCAGGCGGAGCGCGAGCCGGACCCGGCCCGCCGCGACGCCCTGCTCACCTTCGTGGTGGTGGGCGCCGGGCCGACGGGGGTGGAGATGGCCGGCACCATCGCCGAGCTTGCGCATGTGACACTGGCGCCGGAGTTCCGCAGCATCGACACGCGCAAGGCCCGGGTGCTGCTGATCGAGGCCGGGCCGCGGGTGCTGGGCGGCTATCACGAGAGCCTGTCGGCCTACGCGCAGGCGGAGCTGGAACGGCTGGGGGTGGAGGTGTCGCTCGGCCAGCCGGTGACCGAATGCACCCGCGACCACGTGGTGTTCGGCGGCACGACCCTGCCCGCGCGCACGATGATCTGGGCGGCGGGGGTGCGGGCCTCTCCTGCCGCGGAATGGCTGGGCGCCCCGGCGGACCGCGCCGGCCGGCTGGAGGTGGCGCCCGACCTCACCGTGCCCGGCCACCCGGAGATCTTCGCCATCGGCGATACGGTCTCGGTGGCGCGCGCCGACGGCCGGCCGGTGCCCGGCATCGCCCCGGCGGCGAAACAGGGCGGGCGCCACGTGGCCGCCACCATCCGCGCCCGGCTGGCGGGCCGCGACGCGCCGCGCTTTCGCTACATCCACCAGGGCAGCCTGGCCCAGATCGGCAAGCGCAAGGCGGTGATCGACTTCGGGCGCATCCGCCTGCGCGGCGCCATCGCCTGGTGGATCTGGGGCATTGCGCATATCTTCTTCCTGATCGGCATGCGCACCCGGCTGGCGGTGGCGGTGAACTGGCTGTGGATCCACACCCGCAACCAGCGCAGCGCCCGGCTGATCACCCAGGGCGAGGCGCAGGCCCCCGGCGACCGCCCCTCCGGCACCCTGCGCGCCGACGCCGCCTGA